Proteins encoded within one genomic window of Humulus lupulus chromosome 1, drHumLupu1.1, whole genome shotgun sequence:
- the LOC133779894 gene encoding uncharacterized protein LOC133779894: protein MATTDDFSGFASTDINKPFCFEGLHFKHWKQKMLFYLTMKKVAFVLTALKSIVSEPSTDNDKETEREKQHKELDSWVENEFLCKNFILNALSDDLYDYYNSDKSTKEIWEALQNKYDIEEARTKKYAISRYLKYQMVDDKLVEAQSHEIQKIAHEIISEGMILDEQFQVAVLIEKLPPSWKDFKNVFRHKTKEFSLEILITRLRIEEEARKQDQKEEVLVVSNNNPKKSTHAVLKPNGKNFKNQNRNSNSNSNRNNQNTPRNNNQSRYHNRNQPGR from the coding sequence ATGGCTACTACCgatgatttttctggttttgcctCTACTGATATTAACAAGCCATTTTGTTTTGAGGGTTTGCACTTTAAGCATTGGAAACAAAAGATGCTCTTTTATCTGACCATGAAGAAGGTTGCATTTGTCCTCACTGCTCTGAAGTCGATTGTCTCTGAACCTTCGACCGACAACGACAAAGAGACTGAACGCGAGAAGCAACATAAGGAATTGGACTCTTGGGTTGAAAACGAATTCCTctgtaagaattttattcttaatGCTTTATCTGATGATCTCTATGATTATTATAATTCAGACAAGTCAACAAAGGAAATTTGGGAGGCACTGCAAAATAAATATGACATAGAAGAGGCGAGGACTAAAAAATACGCTATCAGTCGCTACTTGAAGTATCAGATGGTGGACGATAAATTAGTGGAAGCCCAATCTCACGAAATTCAGAAAATCGCGCATGAGATTATCTCAGAAGGTATGATTCTTGATGAACAGTTTCAAGTTGCtgttttaattgaaaaattacCTCCTTCCTGGAAGGATTTTAAAAATGTTTTCAGgcataagactaaggaattttccTTAGAGATTTTGATCACCCGGCTTCGTATCGAGGAGGAAGCAAGGAAACAAGACCAGAAAGAAGAGGTGCTTGTTGTCTCTAACAACAACCCCAAGAAGTCCACACATGCAGTTCTGAAGCCTAATGGAAAAAATTTTAAGAATCAGAACCGTAACTCGAATTCAAATTCCAACCGCAACAACCAGAACACTCCTCGAAACAACAATCAGAGTCGGTACCATAACAGGAACCAACCTGGAAGGTAG